In Bubalus kerabau isolate K-KA32 ecotype Philippines breed swamp buffalo chromosome 4, PCC_UOA_SB_1v2, whole genome shotgun sequence, one DNA window encodes the following:
- the RASL10B gene encoding ras-like protein family member 10B, with protein MVSTYRVAVLGARGVGKSAIVRQFLYNEFSEVCVPTTARRLYLPAVVMNGHVHDLQILDFPPISAFPVNTLQEWADTCCRGLRSVHAYILVYDICCFDSFEYVKTIRQQILETRVIGTSETPIIIVGNKRDLQRGRVIPRWNVSHLVRKTWKCGYVECSAKYNWHILLLFSELLKSVGCARCKHVHAALRFQGALRRNRCAVM; from the exons ATGGTCTCCACCTACCGGGTGGCCGTGCTGGGGGCGCGAGGTGTGGGCAAGAGTGCCATCGTGCGCCAGTTCCTGTACAACGAGTTCAGCGAGGTCTGCGTGCCCACCACCGCCCGCCGCCTCTACCTGCCTGCTGTCGTCATGAACGGCCACGTGCACGACCTCCAGATCCTCGACTTCCCGCCCATCAGCGCCTTCCCGGTCAACACGCTGCAG GAATGGGCAGACACCTGCTGCAGGGGACTCCGGAGTGTCCACGCCTACATCCTGGTCTACGACATCTGCTGCTTTGACAGCTTTGAGTACGTCAAGACCATCCGCCAGCAGATCCTAGAGACGAG GGTGATCGGCACCTCGGAGACGCCCATCATCATCGTGGGCAACAAGCGGGACCTGCAGCGCGGACGCGTGATCCCGCGCTGGAACGTGTCCCACCTGGTGCGCAAGACCTGGAAGTGCGGCTACGTGGAGTGCTCGGCCAAGTACAACTGGCACATCCTGCTGCTCTTCAGCGAGCTGCTCAAGAGCGTGGGCTGCGCGCGCTGCAAGCACGTGCACGCCGCCCTG